Genomic DNA from bacterium:
AGCCGTTTACACCTGCGATTTGCGCTGGAATTATACTTATATTTTCTTTATTTGTGGCTCCAAACTGATTTTTTATACCGTCAGGAGTTAAAGATATATTAACGTCTCTTACGAAAAAAATTACCCCTTTTTTATTATTATATTGCGTTGCTACAGTAATAGCATTGTTTGCAATCTCTATTTCATTGCCAACTTCGTCGTATGAATTTAAAAAAATGTTTGATGGATATTTAAATTCATATCCATATTTCTCATTCCTGTATGTCTTCCAGTCCGAAATATCAACAACAGGCGTAGGCTCTACCGTCGATTGAATAGTAACCGGCGGATAATTTTTGAACGAAGGAAAATCAATAGCCATAATCAACGCTGTAATAAGAGCAAACAAAACAATGACAAAAATTAAAAGTGATTTTATAGATGGTAATTTATTTTCAGCCATAAATTATTTTAACAATTATATTTTCATTCTAACATAAAAATAATATAACAGCAACG
This window encodes:
- a CDS encoding PsbP-related protein, which produces MAENKLPSIKSLLIFVIVLFALITALIMAIDFPSFKNYPPVTIQSTVEPTPVVDISDWKTYRNEKYGYEFKYPSNIFLNSYDEVGNEIEIANNAITVATQYNNKKGVIFFVRDVNISLTPDGIKNQFGATNKENISIIPAQIAGVNGYQVVFADNKNIVSDFYFIKKGEQVLELTVLKNDKIVSKMLSTFKFIK